One stretch of Chryseobacterium fluminis DNA includes these proteins:
- a CDS encoding DUF4296 domain-containing protein, with amino-acid sequence MKKLIFIFVLLTLFSCGDYVDKPKNLIDTKKMAEIMADLAISDQATFLYPNSNMEAGTRYVLKTHQVKPDDFNASFKYYVVKNKMKGIAEDAQKIVLEKDPKADQYVKDKLKKNGNVPSFAR; translated from the coding sequence ATGAAAAAGCTGATCTTCATTTTCGTTTTGTTAACTCTGTTTTCATGCGGAGATTATGTCGATAAGCCAAAAAACCTGATCGATACCAAAAAGATGGCCGAAATTATGGCTGACCTCGCAATCAGTGATCAGGCTACTTTTCTGTATCCGAACTCAAACATGGAAGCAGGAACAAGGTATGTTCTGAAAACACACCAGGTGAAACCTGATGATTTTAATGCCAGCTTCAAATATTATGTTGTTAAAAATAAAATGAAGGGAATAGCTGAAGACGCCCAAAAAATAGTATTAGAAAAAGATCCGAAAGCGGATCAGTATGTAAAGGATAAATTGAAGAAGAACGGGAATGTCCCGTCTTTCGCAAGATAG
- a CDS encoding polyprenol monophosphomannose synthase gives MKKLVIIPTYNEKENIENIISAVFALEDDFHILVVDDTSPDGTAEVVRDLQRRFTHNLHLSVRHVKDGLGKAYIHGFKWALQNKYDYIFEMDADFSHNPNDLPKLYEACLNADMAIGSRYSKGVNVVNWPMGRVLLSYFASRYVRFILGLTIHDTTAGFVCFSRNVLEEIGLDNVRLKGYGFQIEMKFRTFKKGFKIVEVPIIFTNRVLGESKMNGGIIHEAVFGVLNLKWKSLINRL, from the coding sequence ATTTCCGCTGTTTTTGCATTGGAAGATGACTTTCATATTTTGGTTGTGGATGATACCTCCCCCGACGGAACGGCTGAAGTTGTGAGAGATCTGCAAAGAAGATTTACTCACAACCTGCACCTCTCGGTGAGACATGTAAAAGACGGTTTGGGAAAAGCATATATCCATGGATTTAAATGGGCCCTCCAGAATAAATATGACTATATTTTTGAGATGGATGCCGATTTTTCACATAATCCCAATGATCTTCCAAAATTATATGAAGCCTGTCTGAATGCGGATATGGCGATCGGGTCCCGGTACTCTAAAGGAGTAAATGTGGTCAATTGGCCCATGGGAAGAGTATTGCTTTCTTATTTTGCATCCAGATATGTAAGATTTATTTTAGGACTTACCATTCATGATACAACGGCAGGTTTTGTTTGTTTTTCCCGGAACGTTCTGGAAGAAATCGGACTGGATAATGTAAGGCTGAAAGGATATGGGTTTCAGATTGAAATGAAATTCAGAACTTTTAAGAAGGGTTTCAAAATTGTAGAAGTCCCTATTATTTTTACCAACAGAGTTTTGGGAGAAAGTAAAATGAACGGCGGAATTATTCATGAAGCTGTTTTTGGAGTATTAAATTTAAAATGGAAATCATTAATCAACAGATTATGA